ttattaattaattaattgttttttttttttttttttcacttgagACAATCTTTACCATTAATTTTAACACATGAATTTCACTAGAGATCAGCCAAAattccgatttttttttttcttttattaatgaaatttttaCTTTTAGTAATGATACTAAACATTTTAGGGGTAACATCTTTCAACTTGGAAGCCTAGGTTCAATCATCCACAACAGCACATTGCGACTAGGCCCATGTAATAACTCCCTTCCCTTATTTTCatctctccaaaaaaaaatcaactcaaaacattcttaatcttttttactttttatatcacatcaataatttttttttattatttaaataaaaaaattcactacaatacaatttttttttttttttttttttcattttttcatataaattctctctactttatattacatcaatcactttttactttcactCAACAAAAACATTCCCCTATAAGGGGAGGCGAGGGGAAATACTAAACGGGGCTTAAATCTATACTCACACGGAAAGgaaagacagttttttttttaaattgttctaattcagtttattaaattggtatatatttttagagcatttttaattttgagggttttatgaaaatgaaaaaaaaaaaattaaatatgaactcttaaaaaattacattataaatgttataggttttttttttttaatacagtAATTAAgacaaattattttaatagaattaccataatatgtgatttttatatgcaattttttaaatacatataaaaatcacTTACtataaatcaatttaaaaaaaaaaaatgagtgatgGAAATGAGGTTGTGATTGCTGCGGCTCCCAAAGAAACACATAAAACACAAGCTTTATCACCAACACTGCACGAAGCACATTTGCTTGTCAGACTTTTTTGGTTGAGTCTGTGAGAGTTTCACAGTTCCGAAGTCATTCTCTTCAATGGAGCTCTTTGTAGCCACTGCTTTCTCATGGACCCActccatctctccctctcttcacATTCCTCAACCCTTTTCTGTGAGTACCCGTAtctcaatttcttttatttttctcgtCATAATTTCCCAGTTTTGTCTTTTGCTTACGCAATGCCTTCTTCTGTATTTTGACGGTTAAGACGTGTGAGACTAGGAGGTTCCGTGTTTGGTGTAGTTCTGATCAAACCCACCAGGTATGCTGTTTTCGAATATTGGGTTTTcattttacacaaaaaaaaaaaataaagaattgttACTTTGGGAACCAAAGTATTGTATCATGTTATTTTGTTTGTCTCTGGTTCCTTGGAGATATCATTTACGCTTTAAAGGTTGTTGTAGGCAAATCAGATGACTGTATCAGTGACCGGAGCTACGGGTTTTATAGGTAGAAGATTGGTGCAAAGGCTGCATGCAGGTAAGAACATCTTTCTGAAGTACTTGTAATCCTAGAGCTATATGCAAATGTAGGTGCATTGACCTTAAttggctgtttttttttttttattattaaaacctTCTTTGTTTGTCCACAGTTTCTCATGATGTGATGGTAATTTCTACTTGCAGTTATGGACATTCATCCATATCAGTAGTTATGCATTATCTACCTCAAGGGCCTGTTGATGCTTCATGCTTTATGTGGCACTTAAAAGCATTTGATTTTAACTTTGTTTGCTAGATGATAGGTGAAATTTACTCTTCAAATGCTGTATAGATTATGTACCTCAAGTGTCAAATTCCAAAATATTGTTTACCATTTACAGGGCATCTAGGATAGGTATTTTGTTCAAATTTCCTCGTATCTTATTGGATGTGAGTTATTTTTTAAACTGGAAGGAAACAAGGTGCATTAACAACAAGCAAATCAATTCAAGGTTGGGCTGCATTAAATTGGTCCTTGGTGAAAACCCAATAGACTAACTATTTTCTGTCTGTGATGTTGAAGCTATATATGATCGGTTTTGTTAAGTTGTCTTTCTACTTATAGCATTCAGACCATGAGCTTCTGCATGATATGTATGTATCGAGTTGGGCTATCTATGGTCTTCCCTTATATCTACATTGCAATGCAGATAATCATTGCGTTCGCGTCTTGACACGCTCTAGATCTAAGGCTGAGTTAATTTTTCCGGGTAAGAAGGTAATGGATATTTGAAGTCAGTTGATTGATGCTTACAATTTgcaaatattgaagaaatattacTTGTTATGAATGGTGAATGTTTTGAAAACTTGTTTAATAGAGAAGCTCTTTTGAGCAGAGAGAGTGAAATAAATTTTCAGTTGATAAAAGATATTATTTagtttcattttaaaaagaataataactgcacttttttacttattttttgttattaattggAACAAATAAatgtcgaaaatattttctttctagGAGATTTGGCTTAATTCTTGAACTATGTCCTTGCGCTTGTAGTCAAGAACTTTCCAGGAATAGTGATTGCAGAGGAGCCAGAGTGGAAAGACTGCATTCATGGTTCAAACGGTGTTGTGAACTTGGCTGGGCTGCCAATAAGTACGCGATGGTCTTATGAGGTCAGTATCACTTGCTCATGCAACATATTATTTGCATGTGACTCTACCCTTTACCTTTTGAGTTTCACACAAGTGGTGACTACACCAAGAGAAGCTGCATATTGCATTAAAATCCCTGGTGCATTTTACTTACTTTTATATCCTTGATGTATTGGGATTTGTCATTAGACAAGTCAAAACCTGTCTTGTACTTTACTGAATATTGCTTGTGTGGCCAGTACTCTTTCATatatgtgtgtgcgtgtgtagGTAAGTGTTGTTGTATGCACTTTatatgtttttgagattattgtCAGTCTGCAATAATGCTGTAAACTACTGCCATCATGTCTCATGATGATGTCAATAGTAGGACGTAGTGTATCATATATTCTTACAGCCAGTGACATTTACTAATTTCTTGTTGTGTTCCAGATCAAGAGAGAGATTAAGCAAAGCCGGATTAGAGTCACCTCGAAGGTCAGCAATCACAGTCCAATCCCAATCTTTTCATATGCGCAAGTCAAGAAAAATTTCcttctcctttttgttttttttttggggggcggGGGGTGAATGCAAAAAGTGATGAGCATTTAGAATTTCTGATGTCTGGCTCTTCATCTGACCATTTCAACTGATTGTGAAGGTTGTAGATTTAATAAATGATGCGCCAGATGCAGTTCGGCCTACAGTTTTAGTTAGCGCAACCGCTGTTGGTTACTATGGTCTGCATCTAGCACCAACTTCTCTATTCTTTTATAGTACTATTAGAGAGGCATACttcattcttttcttcaaattgtttgtaaaatattttcagtgaTTAAATTAGATGTCTGGGATTGCCCTAGTGTCCAACTATGGAGCACATTCTGATATTCAcctggaaattatttttccaTTGAATCGAtgttattcttttatatttcagATAATGTTTCTAAGCTACCCCTTATGTTACTTTTGATATGAAAATTTTCATCCAAAGAAGTTTGATTAATGCCCTGTAATAAATCTTGATGTTACGCTTGCTTAGTAACTCAATTGACGAAATTGAAGCAAGGcttctctccctccctccctccctccctccctccctctgtgtgtgtgtgtgtgtgttgctTTACTACTTGTTTTCCcacttttttttcaattcttttcatATTCTCAGGCTCTAGTGAAACACAAGTATTTGATGAACAAAGTCCATCAGGAAATGATTACTTGGCTGAGGTAGACAAATTGATTTTAATCTCCATTATTATTAATGCTTAATTTCCTTTAAGATATAGTAGTGTATCACATTGAAATTATTCTTAGATAAATGTTGCTTGGCATTATATTTGTCCATTATCTTGATTACAGCTTCCACATATTTGAATGCAAAATCTCACCATTGTTCTTGTTTTAACCAACGCTGTAAATCTTCTCAGGTTTGTAGAGAATGGGAAGCAACAGCCCTCAGAGTAAATAAGGATGTCAGACTATCACTTATTCGCATTGGTGTTGTTCTTGGTAAAGATGGTGGTGCTTTAGGTATGACTAATCTTTTAAACTCGCATTATATGCGTATAACTTTACTTCTCGTTATGACTTCTGATTTTTCAGTCTTCACATTTAAACTGTCAACCTGAAGAATACATATTGACCAATCTAGTCAATCTGTTAGAGTTGTGCGGCTTCTGAGTAGAGTCAGAAGATAGTGTCTCATAATTATCATTAGCATTCAAAGTCTCTTGTTTTCTAATCAAACTATATCTGGGAAATGCTGTTAGAATTGTTTGATTTATCTGGTCAGAGTAACTAACCATACATGTCTAGAGTTCTATAATACTATCAACTGTTAAAGTTGAAGAGGCTTGATTCTGCTGATGTATGGATACTTACATCTTTGAACCTTTGCAGCTAAAATGATCCCTCTCTTCATGATGTTTGCTGGTGGTCCTTTGGGCTCTGGAAAACAATGGTATCGTACTCAATTTGTCTTTCATAAAAGCTCACTGTGTGACAGTTATTTACTACTGAGCAATTTCAATTTGCATTGCAGGTGCTGAAATTGCTTTCCTTTTACTATAAACGAACTGAATATGCTATACTATCTGATAGCACTGTGAAAATATTTTTGCTGTAATTCAGTTGGTTTTccctttatatatttattactgAATAGGTCAAATTAT
The sequence above is drawn from the Alnus glutinosa chromosome 11, dhAlnGlut1.1, whole genome shotgun sequence genome and encodes:
- the LOC133882122 gene encoding epimerase family protein SDR39U1 homolog, chloroplastic; amino-acid sequence: MELFVATAFSWTHSISPSLHIPQPFSTCETRRFRVWCSSDQTHQANQMTVSVTGATGFIGRRLVQRLHADNHCVRVLTRSRSKAELIFPVKNFPGIVIAEEPEWKDCIHGSNGVVNLAGLPISTRWSYEIKREIKQSRIRVTSKVVDLINDAPDAVRPTVLVSATAVGYYGSSETQVFDEQSPSGNDYLAEVCREWEATALRVNKDVRLSLIRIGVVLGKDGGALAKMIPLFMMFAGGPLGSGKQWFSWIHLDDIVNLIYEALSNPSYKGVINGTAPNPVRLAEMCGQLGNAMGRPSWLPVPEVALKAVLGEGASVVLEGQRVLPARAKELGFPFKYPYVKDALKAILS